TGCTGCTCGACCCCGGCATGGACCTGACTCTGCGCCCGATGCGCTACCCCGACTTCTACGAGCGCTACCGGGCCGCGATCCGCAACACCTGGACGGTCGAGGAGGTGGACCTGCACAGCGACCTGGCCGACCTGGCCAGGATGACGCCGCAGGAGCGCCACCTCATCAACCGCCTGGTCGCCTTCTTCGCCACCGGCGACTCCATCGTCGCCAACAACCTGGTGCTCAACCTCTACCAGCACGTCAACGCCCCCGAGGCCCGCCTGTACCTCTCGAGGCAGCTGTTCGAGGAGGCGGTGCACGTGCAGTTCTACCTGACGCTGCTCGACACCTACCTGCCCGACCCCGACGAGCGCGTCAAGGCGTTCGCCGCCGTCGACAACATCCCCTCCATCCGCGACAAGGCGGAGTTCTGCTTCCGCTGGATCGACTCCCTCGCCGACCTGCGCAGCCTCCAGACGACGGCGGACCGCAGGGCGTTCCTGCTCAACCTGATCTGCTTCGCCGCCTGCATCGAAGGCCTGTTCTTCTACGGCGCCTTCGCCTACGTCTACTGGTTCCGCTCCCGCGGCCTGCTGAGCGGCCTGGCCACCGGCACCAACTGGGTCTTCCGCGACGAGTCGATGCACATGGAGTTCGCCTTCAGCGTCGTGGACACCGTCAGGGCCGAGGAGCCGGACCTGTTCGACGACCGGCTCGGCGAGCAGGTCACCCGGATGATCGAGGAGGCGGTCGCGGCCGAGCTGGCCTTCGCCCGCGACCTGTGCGGCGACGGCATGTCGGGAATGACCGTCGACCAGATGCGCGAGTACCTTGAGTACGTCGCCGACCAGCGGCTGCGACGCCTTTCCATGCCGGTGAGGTACGGCACCGCCAACCCCTTCGCGTTCATGGAGTTGCAGGACGTGCAGGAGCTGGCGAACTTCTTCGAACGCAGGGTCTCGGCATACCAAGTGGCGGTTGAGGGCAATGTGACCTTCGACGAGACATTCTGAGACATTAGGGGGCATGACTGTGTCGTCGACGGACTGGCTCCTCCTCATCGGCTCTGTCTTCGCAGCCATCGTGGGAGTCGAACTGGTCCGGCGGCTGTTGCTGAAGGCCGGCCGCACGTGGGATTTCATCGGGCACCTGGTGCGCAGGTGCACCTGGCCCGGCTTCGCGGTCGCCGCGGTGGTGGCCTTCAACGCCGCCTTCACCCCCAACATGGTCAGCAAGTCGGCCGAGCCGGTGGTCGAGCGCCTCATGGGCGTCGTCACCATCGCGGTGGTCACGTGGCTGGTGATCCAGGCCGCCTACGCGGTCACCGACCTCGTCCTCGACCAGCTGGAGCGGGTCGATGAGGACAACCGCAGGGCCAGGCGGACCAGGACGCAGATCGCGCTGGTCCGCAGGGTCGCCGCCGCGGTGATCATCGTGATCGCCTTCGGCGCGGCGCTGTTCACCTTCCCCGAGGTGCGGGCGCTCGGCGCGGGCCTGCTGGCCTCGGCTGGCATCCTGGGCGCCATCGTCGGCATCGCGGCCCAGCCCACGATCGGCAACATGCTCGCCGGGCTGCAGCTCGTCTTCAGCGACGCGCTGCGGCTCGACGACGTGGTCGTGGTCAACGGCGAGTGGGGCAGGGTCGAGGAGCTCACGCTCACCTACGTCGTGGTCCGCTCGTGGGACGAGCGCAGGCTGGTCTTCCCCGTCTCCTTCTTCACCCAGAACCCGTTCGAGAACTGGACCAGGCACGGCAGCAGGGTCATCGGCCACGTCTACTTCAGGGTCGACTGGTCGGTGCCGGTGCCCGAGCTGCGCGAGGAGCTGCACCGCTTCATCAAGGACCACCCGCTGTGGGATCAGAAGGACTGGACCCTCCAGGTCACCGACATCCTGCCCAACGGCCTGGTGGAGCTGCGCGCGCTGATGAGCGCCGCCGACTCCGCCTCCGTGTGGGATCTGAAGGCCGACGCCCGCGAGCACCTGGTGGCCTACCTCAA
This window of the Nonomuraea africana genome carries:
- a CDS encoding ribonucleotide-diphosphate reductase subunit beta — its product is MLLDPGMDLTLRPMRYPDFYERYRAAIRNTWTVEEVDLHSDLADLARMTPQERHLINRLVAFFATGDSIVANNLVLNLYQHVNAPEARLYLSRQLFEEAVHVQFYLTLLDTYLPDPDERVKAFAAVDNIPSIRDKAEFCFRWIDSLADLRSLQTTADRRAFLLNLICFAACIEGLFFYGAFAYVYWFRSRGLLSGLATGTNWVFRDESMHMEFAFSVVDTVRAEEPDLFDDRLGEQVTRMIEEAVAAELAFARDLCGDGMSGMTVDQMREYLEYVADQRLRRLSMPVRYGTANPFAFMELQDVQELANFFERRVSAYQVAVEGNVTFDETF
- a CDS encoding mechanosensitive ion channel family protein encodes the protein MTVSSTDWLLLIGSVFAAIVGVELVRRLLLKAGRTWDFIGHLVRRCTWPGFAVAAVVAFNAAFTPNMVSKSAEPVVERLMGVVTIAVVTWLVIQAAYAVTDLVLDQLERVDEDNRRARRTRTQIALVRRVAAAVIIVIAFGAALFTFPEVRALGAGLLASAGILGAIVGIAAQPTIGNMLAGLQLVFSDALRLDDVVVVNGEWGRVEELTLTYVVVRSWDERRLVFPVSFFTQNPFENWTRHGSRVIGHVYFRVDWSVPVPELREELHRFIKDHPLWDQKDWTLQVTDILPNGLVELRALMSAADSASVWDLKADAREHLVAYLKANHPQALPRFRVESSSYGAFADSGPGGWPKDPRGPRDQRGGQNPA